The stretch of DNA GCATTTATATAAAGACATAAATACATTTTAAATTGCTAAAAAAAATATTTTATACTATAATTATGAATATTTTGGATATTTATATTAACTTAATTTGAGACTAAGATACTAAGGATATAAAATGTATAAATCACTTTTAGTGTTATCACTTGTTTTTTGCTTTATTTTACCTGCCAATGCGGAACAAGAAAAAATCTGGCGTATAGGTATTGATTCTCCTTATCCTCCTTTTGCATATGAAGATGAAGAAACAGGAAAGCTGACGGGCTTTGACGTTGATATTGCTAACGCTCTTTGCCAGCAAATGAATATAAAATGTGATATCCAAGTCATTCCCTTTGACAATATTTTACCGAAGCTAAAAGACGACACTCTTGATATTGCCGTAGCAGGTCTGGGAACAACCCCGGAGCGTTTAAAATCAGCTTTGTTTACAGATAGATATTATCGCTCATACAGCATTTTTATCGGAAAACAAAAGACTATAACAATCTCAGCTGAAAACCTAAAAGGTAAAAAAATCGGAGTTCAAATAGATAGCCTTCAGGAAGAATACATTAAAGAAAACTATAAAGACGTTGTTGAAATCATCAGAATGAACAGCATCATCGACTTAATTCATGCAGTACAAGAGTCAAAAATAGACCTTGCCTTTGTCGATGGTCTTCCGGGCTATTCCATACTTAAAACAGAAGACGGAAGTGGCTTATCTGTTGTCGGCGGGGCGATAGAACTAATAACAGGCGACTCTTTAATCGCCGTCAATAAAAGACACCCCGAGATGGTAGAAAAAATTAATCAGGCAATTCAAGCCTTAAGGCAAAACGGCGAATATGACAAAATTAACAGAAAGTATTTTGACTTTAATATTTACTAACAGCTTAAAATAAATTTTAATACAAAACTCATTAAATACAGTACAATATTTTTGGCTGTATTTAATTTATTTCAATAAGTTATTTAGGATATTAATATTATGAATAAAAAAGCACACAAAAATATAAAGTTCAGTAGCATAAGCTTTTTAGTGTGCATATTTATTTTTATGGTAATCGTTATCGCCGTTGTTGGCGGAAGAGAGCTACAAAATATCCAAACAATTAACGTTATTACAGACCAAATAAAAAAAACGAAAGTAATAGAGTTTGTTGAAAGTCAAAAAACCCTCTCTAATATTGCCAACCTGCGTCGTTTAATTCAAGTTATTTTTGAAACCGAAAACCCCAAAGCCAGACGCAATGCCCAGCTTGATGCACACGCTTTAATCAACGAATCAGTTTTCATGGTAAACCCTAAGTTGAAATCAACCTCTCAACAAATTTCTACTGACATTGAAAAGCTTATAGAGTTAAAAGAGTCTATAAACAACGACAAGGCAAAACTTGAAGAGCTTATTTCATCATATAACCTTAACTTAGCAACTCTTTTATATTATATAACCAATCAACCCGAAGCCTATAATATCTATTTAAACAGCATTAAACGCTTGTCTTCAAAAAGACAACAAGATATCACAAGCCTCTTATATGATATATTTCTAAGTATCGAATCACAAACGAACGACCCCAACCAGTTAAATATGTTTAGCATGACAAATGAAAGCATAAAGCAAATTGGTCTAAAAAAAAGTTCATTAAAACCAATATTGTTTCAATTAATATTATTCACCTCAGATATTATCGAACTTAATCGCATTCAAAATATCTCACACACAATTATTGCAAGCTTTGAAAATGATACTCATAAAGAATATAAAGGAAAAAGTGTTAGAAGCATAATTCAAGAAACAGAACGTAGCTTCTTCAACATGCAAAAACTGGAACAGGCTATCGCCAAAGACGTTAATAAAGCTCAAAAAATATGGCAAAAAATAGATTTTGAAGTAAGAACATTGCGAGATTCGGTCAGGACTGATTCTGAAAACTCTATTGTTTCTTCTTTAAGTTCAATAAACGATACTGTAAACAAAAGCTATTTCATCTCAATAGCCATGTATTCTTCTTTAGTTTTATTATTTTTCTTTTGTTTTATTGTTTTCTATATCTTGGTGGTTCAACCAATACGCTTAACAGCCCAAAAACTCTTGGATATAAAAAAAGGGAAACTCGATACCACCATTCCGCCAATATATATTAAAGAAATATCAGAAATTGCTCTTTTATTAGAAGACTTTAGCGTTCATCTTTCAGAGTTATATTCACACGCAGACCAACTAGCAGAAGATGTTGCAATTAAACACGACCTCGAAGAAGTCATGCGAGCTGTTTTTAAAGCCTCGTTAGACGGTTATGTTGTTTGGAATATAGAGGAAGTAGAAGCAATAAGCCCGGCAGCTTTAACTTTATTGGAAACCCCAAACGATCACGAGTTTACCAAAAGCTGGCATGATTTTGGCTTTAACCACGACTATTTGCTCAAGGTTTTAGAAGTAGTAAACACACAAAAAGTATTCCGAGATGAAATAACGTTAACTACTGCCAATAATGAAGCTCTTCCTTGTGAAACAACCCACCTTCCTATTGTTTTCCACGCTAAACCTTGTGTCTTAACTTATATCAGAGACTTAAGAACACAAAAACGTAACGAAGCCGCCCTCTTAATAGCTAAAGATCAAGCCGAAGTCGCAACTCAAGCCAAAAGTGATTTTTTAGCCCGTATGAGCCATGAGATCAGAACACCAATGAACGGAGTTTTGGGTTTAACCCATATCGCTTTGCAAAGTTCACCTTCTGAAAAACAAAAAGACTTGTTAACCAAAATCCAATCATCAGCAAAAATTTTATTGGGCGTTATTAATGACATTTTAGATTTTTCAAAAATAGAAAGCGGAAAACTCACCCTTGAAAATACAAGTTTTTCCCTTGAAAATATTTTGAATACAATGCAAGATTTATTGGAACAACAAGCACAAAGTAAAAATATCGGCTTTAATATCATTTACGATAATGAAAAAACAGCAAAAACAAACCTTATCGGCGACTCTTTACGCCTTTCACAAATCTTATTAAATCTAACCGGTAACGCAATTAAGTTTACAGAATCAGGCTCTGTTAATGTTCAGGTGCGTACAATTGAGGAAGACAAAGAAAAACTTAGTCTTGAATTTTCAATTATAGATACAGGCATAGGCCTAAGCCCGGAACAATGCAAAAATCTCTTTCAACCTTTTGTTCAAGCCGATAGTTCAACAACGCGCAAATATGGTGGAACCGGTCTTGGCTTAATGATCTCTAAATTATTGGTCGAATTAATGGGCGGTTCTCTTAATATAAAAAGTGAACTAAATAAAGGCAGTACCTTTTATTTCACCATAACCTGCCTTAAAGATAACCAAAAAGTAAAAGATGCTGAAATCGTTAACCAAGAATACGATGAAAACCTGTTACAAGGTAAAAAGTTGCTTGTAGCAGAAGATAATATGATCAACCAAGAAATTATAGAAACCTTGCTTGAAGCTTTTGGAATTAAAGTAACACTGGCGGATAACGGTCAAGAAGCCGTTGAGTTTGCCAATAAAGATACTTTTGATTGTATTCTTTTAGATATACAAATGCCTGTTATGGACGGATTAACGGCGACAAAAAACTTACGCAACTCAAGTGTTGAATATCTAAAAACCGTTCCTATTATTGCAATGACCGCACACGCCATGCAAGAAGACATTAAAAAGAGTATGGAGGCGGGAATGAACGACCACCTAACCAAGCCGATTAATGTCGCGGAATTAAAAAAATGTTTAATGCGTTTTTTAAAGTAAAATAATCAAAATAATACACATGGCATAAAACTGATTAAAACACAAAAAACACTCATTTTACAGGAAAATTAAATTTTCCTTATTCGTGATTTTTGAAGTGTCTTTCTAGCGAAAGCCACTTTGAGACTATTGTGCAATAGCCTCAACCAATTAATGTCGCGGAACTAAAAAAATGTTTAATGCGTTTTTTAAAGTAAAATAATCAACTGGCGATACATTACAGTATAGAAACCTTGCTTGAAGCTTTTGGAATTAAAATAACACTGGCGGATAACGGTCAAGAAGCCGTTGAGTTTGCCAATAAAGATACTTTTGATTGTATTCTTTTAGATATACAAATGCCTGTTATGGACGGATTAACGGCGACAAAAAACTTACACAACTCAAGTGTTGAATATCTAAAAACCGTTCCTATTATTGCAATGACCGCACACGCCATGCAAGAAGACATTAAAAAAAGCATGGAGGCGGGAATGCAGTAATGTTATCAGGCAAAATTTAGATTAACTATAATCAATACTAACGCAATATCATCTTTAATTTATTGTGGAATTTTAATATTTCTACCAATTTTTATATCATTCGCAGACTTAAAATTATTTAATTTTAAAATCGCATCTGTCGTTGTCTTGTTTTTGCGAGCCAAAGAATAAAGGGTATCTCCTTTAACTATTGTATAGCTCTTATTTTTTGTAGTATTATTCGTTTTTAGCTCTGAGTTTGCGTTTGTAGTTTGTTTATCTTTTTTCTTATTTTCTTTTACTGCTGGTTCTTGTTTATCTTGTTTTTTTACTGTTTCAATTTTCTTGGTTTTAGAAGAACTCTCTTGTTCTGATTTAAGCGTTTTTTTCCGTGTAACAGGCGGAACTTCATAGTTGTCGGGCAATTCTACATCACCGGGAATAACTAAGCGTTGACCTATTCTTATAAGCTCATCATCTCGCATTTTATTGGCTTTTCTGACCAGATCCGGCGTTGTTCCCCAAGCGCGAGAAAGAGAATATAAAGTATCACCGCTTGAAACAGTATAAAAACGCCCTTTTGTATTAATTTCTGCAATTGTTCGAGTTTTGTCTTTTTTAGATTTTGAGCTTGCTTCAAAAGCCGGAGTAACATCTAACGTTTCACGCAAAGCAGCTTTACTGCTTGGAACCATAACTATCGTTCCCGCTTTTGGTCTATCGCTTAAATTAGGGTTAACTTTTTTAAGCATAAGAACGGGAACAGAAAACTTTTTGGATAAAGAAGCAACACTTTCACCTTTTTTAACCGTATAATCTTTCCAACCGGCAAAAGCTCTTGACTCTTGACGTTCTAAAAACGCCAAGGCTTTGTCTTTGCCTTCCGATAAAATATAAACTGTGTTTAATTCTCTGGGGTGGCTAATTTGACGCCTAAACGCAGGGTTTAAAAACGCAAAGTCTTCCCAACGCATACCCATGCTTTTAGCTAAACCAACAAGGTCGGTTCCACCTTTTACTTCAATGGTTTCCGTTTTTAACGCCGCATTTGGATTAGGTTTTTTAAAACCAAGCAGGTCAAGATTTTTCATAATCTTACTAACAGCAATAAAGCGTGGTACATATTGTTTTGTTTCATCTTTAAGCTGGGTTTTGCCTTGAAGCATATAATTTTTGCGTGAGAGATCAAAAAAATTGTCTGCTCCGCCTGTGCCTTCCAAAGCACGAGAAATTTTACCCTCGCCCGCATTATAGGCGGCTATCGCCAAAAACCAGTTTCCAAAATCTCCGTAAAGTTTTGTTAAATAAGCGGCGGCGGCTTTTGTTGCTTTATAAGTATCACGGCGTTCATCAATCCAAGCATTTTGAGTTAAACCATATTTTGTTCCGGTATATGGCATAAACTGCCAAACTCCGGTTGCACCAACCCTTGAAACGGCGGTCGGGTTAAAACCGCTTTCAACAATCGCCAAATAAGCAATTTCTTCAGGTACATTATTGTCTTTAAATATTTTTCTAATATGTGGCAACCACAATTCACCACGTTCAATAAAGCGGTCAAAAGAATCACGTTTTTTACGTGTAAAATATTTATAATGTAAAACTACGTCTTTCCAATCTTCATCACTGATTGGCTGTCCAAGTTCGCTACCTGTTCCTAAAACTTGTTTATCAATAGCAGAAAGCGGCGTTTCGTCATCATCAGGTAAATCAGGCACGAAAACAATATCATCAACATTATTGTATCCTGCCTTACGTTCTAAATCGAGAAGATCTTCTTTGCTTTTTTTTGTTGAACAAGCAGCTAAGGAGAATAACACACAAAAAAGACAAATATATTTACAGGTATTTTTACAGCTTAAACCAAATATTTTTTTTAACATTTATATTCTCATTATCTTAAAAAAGATTAATTTTACTTTTTTTATGATTCCTGCAATACTATAAACACAGTTTATGTCTAAAATAATGCAGAATTTATTATTTTGTCATTACTAAAACATAATAAACCTAGCTAACAGCTTAATTAATATCTCACTATACAAGGTCAAAACATGAAAAACTTCGGAACAAAACAAAGACAAAATAGACCAGAGTTCAAAAAATCTCAACAAAATAAACAAGGTTATAGACAATATTCTTCTTCCGACAAAGAAAACCCCAATGATTCTGAGTCTAAAGGCGAAAAATGGCGAGACGATAAACCCTCAAGAAGCTCTTCGCCTCACGACAGAGAACGTCCTTGGCGAGACGATAAACCAACAAGAAGTTCTTCGCCTCAAGAACGTAGCTGGCGAGATGATAAGCCAACTAGAAATGTTTCTTCTCAAGACAGACAACGCACTTGGAGAGAAAATAAACCAGCAGATGATTCATCGCATGACAAAAAACGTGCATGGCGAGATGATAAACCGCCAAAAAGTTCTTCGTCTCACGACAGAGAGCGTAATTGGAGAGACGATAAACCGACAAGAAACTCATCATCTCAAGAACGTAATTGGCGAGATGATAAGCCAACAAGAAACTCATCGCCTCAAGACAGAAAACAAGCATGGAAAGAACGTACTTTTACTCGTAAAAAACCCGAAAGAAATTCTTTAAACGTAGAATATTCAAACCCTGAACAGGCTGACCCTAATCTTGGTTCAGACAACGAAAGTAGCTTTTCTGTTTTTAAAACCCAAAACACAGATAAATTTAATACAACCAAAGCCAAAACAAAAGACAATAAAGAAACAGTTCAAGAACAAGAAGCAGAAGAAGCTATTTTGTTATTTGGACCTAGAGCGGTTTTAGATATTTTAAAGACAGAACCTAATAAGGTTGATTCTGTGTTTGTCTTAAAAGGTAGACGCAGACCGGAACACGAAGAAATTCTTGATTTATGTCGTAGCGGTGGAGTGCGTTTTTCTTTAGTGGACGATAAAACCCTTGAACGTTTATTGCAAAGTAAAAATACGCAAGAAAATCCACAGAATAATAGACAAGTAAGAACGCCACAAAACTTTCGCCATCAAGGTGTTATAGCTAGATTATTCCCAACAGGGTTCGTTGACTTTGAAGAACTCTTGACCAAAACTATAGATGCTGAGTTACCTTTACTGATTGCCCTTGATCAAGTTCAAGACCCCGGAAACATCGGAACTTTAGCCCGTACCCTTTATGCTTTTGGCGGAGCCGGTCTTATTGTTCCCAAACATAATGGTGCTTTTTTAGGTTACGCCGCTTTAAAAGCCTCTGCCGGAGCCTTGGCGATGTTACCTGTTGCAAGAGTCGGAAACTTAAAACAAGCTCTTAAAGAGGCCGAAAAACAAGGTTTTAATATCTACGGAGCAACACAAGACAAAGAGGCTGTTTCGATTTTTAAAGCAAAACTGCATTTACCTGCAATTTTAGTTTTAGGAAATGAAGAAAAAGGCATGAGAGATAGCGTTGAAGCTCGCTGTTTAAACCTAATTTCTATCCCAATGCTCAAAGAAATCGACTCGCTAAACGTCGCACAATCGGGAGCAATTATCGCCGCACAGTTTTTAGCGAATAAACTCAGTTAAACAACGTAATCTAACAAGCTCTAAAAATGTGGTGTTAATACCATCTTTTTAGAGCTCGTTGCAATACTATTATTTTTTATATATTGTTGAGTAATATGAGTTTTATGTAGGTTTATCAATTCGTCTTCTATTTGTCTACTTCCAAATAGATGCACTTGGGATGATTTTCATAAGGCATATATCATCGCCCATTTTGACACTTTTCAATAGCTCAACCATGACCTCACAGCCAAAGACTTTCTCAAAAAGAACTTTGCTGTACCCCGTGGTACATTGACACCAGGTATCCGTATCAAGCTTTTCCACGTCAGCAAGTATCGGACAAGGACAAAATGGAAATTGGAGGTAAAGCTCTCCATTTACAGCCGATAGTCCAGCTGCCTTTGCTTTTTCTTGATTGGCAAATTCATCCAAACTAGCCGATGATTCAAACAATTCTTGTACTAGTGCCAAGTTTTTATCCATCTCTTGTCCACACTGACAATTCATTCTGATATGTTTGACGGTAGGTTTGTCAAACTTGCTCTCTAGCCTGCTCATGGTGGACTTTACCCAAGTTTTATCATCCTCTAAAGAATGTTGCCCTTGTATACCGTGTACAATTTCTGTTGCCGTTAACTCATCGCTTGCTGATTTGACAGCTTTAAATATAAGCTGCTCTTGAATTTTTCTATTATCAGACACCATACCTACTGTAATCCACCTATGTTTAGTAATATTTAATGGTAGAGTTTTTATGCTACCACCTTTTTATTCGTCTCTTTTAATTAAATCAGCCCGTATTTTAAAGATAAGCTTATGAATTGCTTCCGAATCTTCCGTACTACAACAAGGTGCGTGTTGTTCATAGGGGAAATAAATAACATACTGCCCCGCTGTTAAGTTAATAACGTTTGCCAGTGGGTCATGAGAATAAAACGCCACGTCTTTTGCTTCAAACTGATCGTCTAAACTTGGAATAGACGGTGTTTGACTGCAATATATATGGCTTTCTTTTCCGCTCAACAAAACCTGAATATCAATAAAGTCTTTATGTATTTCGCTATTTTTATGAATCTTATCAGCAGTTCTAACTGTGTCTCGAATAACAAAAAAATCATTACCGATAATTTGATGTTTACCATCTGCCAGTTTAAACACATCTTGTGATTCGATAAATTGAAATGCCACATCAAACAGTTTGGGATAAAAGTGTTTGTGTGCCTGCCAGTTATTTAAAAATCCAACAATCATAAAAACCCCCGTCAGTATAAAATAATACGTGAAAACCTTATTTTACGGCACAATCGGCTGGATCGCCTTGCGCCTTATCAATAGTATGTTTTATTGCCGGTAAAACCACACTCAAAGTTTCTTCAACCGCTTTTGGCGAACCGGGAAGGTTAATTACGAGACTTTTACCGATCAAGCCGGCTTTTGCACGAGAAATAGCGGCATGAGGCGTTTTACTAAGCGAAGCCACCAACATAGAAACAGAAAAGCCCGGCAATTCACAATCCAAAACTTTACTCATGGTTTCAGGCGTAATATCTCTCGGTCCTACGCCTGTTCCTCCGGTTGTAATAATCAAGTCATATCTCTGAATTAACGCCAAATCACTAAGCAAAACTCTTAACAACTCGCTTTCGTCGCTTAAAATATAACCCTTTGAATGGCGTAACGGCAACTTGTCTTGTACTAATTTTTCAATAAGAGGTCCGCTTGTATCTTCTCTTTCTCCCTTTGCCCCTTTATCGGAAAGAGTTACAACAGCAAGACTATAACCGTTTTTTTGTATACTTAAAGTCAAAGATGTCGGCGACTCGACCTGAGAATTAAACTGAAAATCAACCAAAATCTCAACCAAAACAACAAGGCGTGAAATATTATCTGAAGCATTATGCCAAATTTTTGCCAAAACTCGAAACAGAGGAATATCCTGAAAAACCAAAATATCTCCTATGCTCGTCTTATTAATCAGCTCAAGAGGGCAATTCACGCTTAAAATATCTTCACTATACGGAACGGCAGTCAAGTAAAGACTGTGTCCTTTAATCAAATTATTTGTCGTGTAACAATAACAATCATACATAAGTTTTATCTTCTTTTTATAGTTAAGTTAGAGTGTTACAGTATCATCTTTGGTAGAGTTGTTAGTCTTTTCACCGCTTTCTTTTAATTGCTCAGCCTTTTGTTCTTTTTGAAAAAGCTCAAAGGCTTTTGCCTTGGTATCTTCTAAAATATTTTTTATTTGTTCCATGGAAAATGCTGAAAAAACAAGAACTTCTTGTGCGTTATCCATGATAGTTCCACAAATCTTATCAGCTTCTTCGGGCGTTAAAAGTTTATCGGAAACATAATAACGAGAAAAGTTGGCAACCTTTAAACAATCAACATAAAGATCGCTAAACACATTTAAAGCCGATTGAGTCTTAGGATCTATCTCTTTTTCACCGGAGCTTTTATTTTCTATTCCACTTTTATCTTGATTTTTATTTTCTTTTAATTGCTCAGCCTTTTGTTCTTTTTGAAAAAGTTCAAAGGCTTTTGCCTTGGTATCTTCTAAAATACTTTTTATCTGTTCCATAGAAAATGCTGAAAAAGCAAGTGCTTCTTGTGCTTTATCCATGATAGTTCCACACATTTTATCAGCTTCTTCGGGCGTTAAAAGTTTATCGGAAACATAATAACGAGAAAAGTTGGCAGCCTTTAAACAATCAACATAAAGATCGCTAAACATATTTAAAGCCGATTGAGTTTTAGAATCTATCTCTTTTTCACCAGAAGTTTTATTTGCCGTTCCACTTTGTTCTTTAACACTTTCAGTAGCATAAACATTTTCTTTTAAAACTAAAAAACAAGATAACGACATAAATAAAAAAATAAATAAATTTTTCATAACAAACCCTTTATAAAACATATTGATGATCCCGTATGATGATAATCAAGATTTTAACAAAGATAAAGG from Desulfovibrio litoralis DSM 11393 encodes:
- a CDS encoding MogA/MoaB family molybdenum cofactor biosynthesis protein — encoded protein: MYDCYCYTTNNLIKGHSLYLTAVPYSEDILSVNCPLELINKTSIGDILVFQDIPLFRVLAKIWHNASDNISRLVVLVEILVDFQFNSQVESPTSLTLSIQKNGYSLAVVTLSDKGAKGEREDTSGPLIEKLVQDKLPLRHSKGYILSDESELLRVLLSDLALIQRYDLIITTGGTGVGPRDITPETMSKVLDCELPGFSVSMLVASLSKTPHAAISRAKAGLIGKSLVINLPGSPKAVEETLSVVLPAIKHTIDKAQGDPADCAVK
- a CDS encoding LysM peptidoglycan-binding domain-containing protein — protein: MLKKIFGLSCKNTCKYICLFCVLFSLAACSTKKSKEDLLDLERKAGYNNVDDIVFVPDLPDDDETPLSAIDKQVLGTGSELGQPISDEDWKDVVLHYKYFTRKKRDSFDRFIERGELWLPHIRKIFKDNNVPEEIAYLAIVESGFNPTAVSRVGATGVWQFMPYTGTKYGLTQNAWIDERRDTYKATKAAAAYLTKLYGDFGNWFLAIAAYNAGEGKISRALEGTGGADNFFDLSRKNYMLQGKTQLKDETKQYVPRFIAVSKIMKNLDLLGFKKPNPNAALKTETIEVKGGTDLVGLAKSMGMRWEDFAFLNPAFRRQISHPRELNTVYILSEGKDKALAFLERQESRAFAGWKDYTVKKGESVASLSKKFSVPVLMLKKVNPNLSDRPKAGTIVMVPSSKAALRETLDVTPAFEASSKSKKDKTRTIAEINTKGRFYTVSSGDTLYSLSRAWGTTPDLVRKANKMRDDELIRIGQRLVIPGDVELPDNYEVPPVTRKKTLKSEQESSSKTKKIETVKKQDKQEPAVKENKKKDKQTTNANSELKTNNTTKNKSYTIVKGDTLYSLARKNKTTTDAILKLNNFKSANDIKIGRNIKIPQ
- a CDS encoding transporter substrate-binding domain-containing protein, with product MYKSLLVLSLVFCFILPANAEQEKIWRIGIDSPYPPFAYEDEETGKLTGFDVDIANALCQQMNIKCDIQVIPFDNILPKLKDDTLDIAVAGLGTTPERLKSALFTDRYYRSYSIFIGKQKTITISAENLKGKKIGVQIDSLQEEYIKENYKDVVEIIRMNSIIDLIHAVQESKIDLAFVDGLPGYSILKTEDGSGLSVVGGAIELITGDSLIAVNKRHPEMVEKINQAIQALRQNGEYDKINRKYFDFNIY
- a CDS encoding response regulator, translating into MNKKAHKNIKFSSISFLVCIFIFMVIVIAVVGGRELQNIQTINVITDQIKKTKVIEFVESQKTLSNIANLRRLIQVIFETENPKARRNAQLDAHALINESVFMVNPKLKSTSQQISTDIEKLIELKESINNDKAKLEELISSYNLNLATLLYYITNQPEAYNIYLNSIKRLSSKRQQDITSLLYDIFLSIESQTNDPNQLNMFSMTNESIKQIGLKKSSLKPILFQLILFTSDIIELNRIQNISHTIIASFENDTHKEYKGKSVRSIIQETERSFFNMQKLEQAIAKDVNKAQKIWQKIDFEVRTLRDSVRTDSENSIVSSLSSINDTVNKSYFISIAMYSSLVLLFFFCFIVFYILVVQPIRLTAQKLLDIKKGKLDTTIPPIYIKEISEIALLLEDFSVHLSELYSHADQLAEDVAIKHDLEEVMRAVFKASLDGYVVWNIEEVEAISPAALTLLETPNDHEFTKSWHDFGFNHDYLLKVLEVVNTQKVFRDEITLTTANNEALPCETTHLPIVFHAKPCVLTYIRDLRTQKRNEAALLIAKDQAEVATQAKSDFLARMSHEIRTPMNGVLGLTHIALQSSPSEKQKDLLTKIQSSAKILLGVINDILDFSKIESGKLTLENTSFSLENILNTMQDLLEQQAQSKNIGFNIIYDNEKTAKTNLIGDSLRLSQILLNLTGNAIKFTESGSVNVQVRTIEEDKEKLSLEFSIIDTGIGLSPEQCKNLFQPFVQADSSTTRKYGGTGLGLMISKLLVELMGGSLNIKSELNKGSTFYFTITCLKDNQKVKDAEIVNQEYDENLLQGKKLLVAEDNMINQEIIETLLEAFGIKVTLADNGQEAVEFANKDTFDCILLDIQMPVMDGLTATKNLRNSSVEYLKTVPIIAMTAHAMQEDIKKSMEAGMNDHLTKPINVAELKKCLMRFLK
- a CDS encoding YhcH/YjgK/YiaL family protein: MIVGFLNNWQAHKHFYPKLFDVAFQFIESQDVFKLADGKHQIIGNDFFVIRDTVRTADKIHKNSEIHKDFIDIQVLLSGKESHIYCSQTPSIPSLDDQFEAKDVAFYSHDPLANVINLTAGQYVIYFPYEQHAPCCSTEDSEAIHKLIFKIRADLIKRDE
- a CDS encoding RNA methyltransferase, which codes for MKNFGTKQRQNRPEFKKSQQNKQGYRQYSSSDKENPNDSESKGEKWRDDKPSRSSSPHDRERPWRDDKPTRSSSPQERSWRDDKPTRNVSSQDRQRTWRENKPADDSSHDKKRAWRDDKPPKSSSSHDRERNWRDDKPTRNSSSQERNWRDDKPTRNSSPQDRKQAWKERTFTRKKPERNSLNVEYSNPEQADPNLGSDNESSFSVFKTQNTDKFNTTKAKTKDNKETVQEQEAEEAILLFGPRAVLDILKTEPNKVDSVFVLKGRRRPEHEEILDLCRSGGVRFSLVDDKTLERLLQSKNTQENPQNNRQVRTPQNFRHQGVIARLFPTGFVDFEELLTKTIDAELPLLIALDQVQDPGNIGTLARTLYAFGGAGLIVPKHNGAFLGYAALKASAGALAMLPVARVGNLKQALKEAEKQGFNIYGATQDKEAVSIFKAKLHLPAILVLGNEEKGMRDSVEARCLNLISIPMLKEIDSLNVAQSGAIIAAQFLANKLS
- a CDS encoding response regulator — its product is METLLEAFGIKITLADNGQEAVEFANKDTFDCILLDIQMPVMDGLTATKNLHNSSVEYLKTVPIIAMTAHAMQEDIKKSMEAGMQ
- a CDS encoding DUF6144 family protein, whose translation is MVSDNRKIQEQLIFKAVKSASDELTATEIVHGIQGQHSLEDDKTWVKSTMSRLESKFDKPTVKHIRMNCQCGQEMDKNLALVQELFESSASLDEFANQEKAKAAGLSAVNGELYLQFPFCPCPILADVEKLDTDTWCQCTTGYSKVLFEKVFGCEVMVELLKSVKMGDDICLMKIIPSASIWK